A single window of Nicotiana sylvestris chromosome 5, ASM39365v2, whole genome shotgun sequence DNA harbors:
- the LOC104228561 gene encoding transcription elongation factor TFIIS-like has product MEKELIELFETVKRAADAAAVDGGADSSPEESRCVDVLKQLKKFPVNYQVLVSTQVGKRLRQLTKHPREKIQALASDVVQNWKNIIVRETLKNKNSNGVNGESVKDECPGATANEATKSQIANLVKVEKVSRVDNVKVERMTSKSDNVVKSESSFTVNAVKTEKRTVSDSIKVEKISKDGKLSSNVASVAPPKLGALIYCKDSVRDKVRELLAEALCKVSGEVDDDLRDEVNACDPNRVAVQVETAMFERWGRSNGAQKFKYRSIMFNIKDPNNPDFRRKVLIGQIPPRSITELTPEEMASEERQKQNEKIKEKALFNSERGLPAQASTDKFKCGRCRKNQCTYYQMQTRSADEPMTTYVTCVNCQNRWKFC; this is encoded by the exons ATGGAGAAGGAGCTAATTGAGCTGTTTGAGACGGTAAAGCGAGCCGCCGATGCAGCTGCCGTCGACGGCGGTGCAGATTCGTCGCCGGAGGAGAGTAGGTGCGTTGACGTTTTGAAGCAGCTTAAAAAGTTTCCTGTCAATTATCAAGTCCTCGTATCTACACAG GTGGGTAAACGTCTTCGGCAGTTGACAAAACATCCGAGGGAGAAGATCCAGGCTTTGGCATCTGATGTGGTTCAGAACTGGAAAAATATAATCGTAAGAGaaactttgaaaaataagaacAGCAATGGAGTAAATGGGGAATCCGTGAAAGATGAATGTCCTGGTGCTACTGCTAATGAAGCCACTAAATCTCAGATAGCCAATCTGGTGAAGGTTGAAAAGGTGTCAAGGGTTGATAATGTAAAAGTTGAGAGGATGACCTCAAAATCTGACAATGTAGTGAAGTCAGAAAGTTCGTTTACTGTTAATGCTGTGAAGACTGAAAAGAGAACTGTTTCTGATAGCATAAAAGTTGAGAAGATATCAAAAGATGGGAAATTGAGCTCTAATGTGGCAAGTGTTGCTCCGCCAAAGTTGGGCGCTCTAATTTATTGCAAGGACTCCGTGAGGGACAAAGTTCGGGAACTCCTTGCAGAGGCTTTATGCAAAGTCTCAGGCGAAGTAGATGACGATTTGAGGGATGAGGTAAATGCATGTGATCCGAATAGAGTTGCAGTTCAAGTAGAGACTGCAATGTTTGAGAGGTGGGGTAGATCTAATGGTGCCCAGAAGTTCAAGTATAGGTCTATAATGTTCAATATCAAGGATCCAAACAATCCAGATTTCCGGAGAAAAGTCCTTATAGGACAGATTCCTCCTCGTAGTATTACTGAACTGACACCAGAAGAAATGGCAAGTGAAGAAAGGCAAAAGCAGAATGAGAAAATTAAAGAGAAAGCGTTATTCAATAGTGAACGTGGGCTTCCTGCACAGGCTAGTACCGATAAGTTCAAGTGTGGTAGGTGTAGAAAGAATCAGTGCACCTACTATCAGATGCAAACACGGAGTGCAGATGAACCTATGACCACGTACGTGACATGCGTGAACTGCCAAAATCGCTGGAAGTTCTGTTAA